One segment of Saprospiraceae bacterium DNA contains the following:
- a CDS encoding serine/threonine protein phosphatase has protein sequence MKKFAISDIHGCRKSFLALLDKIALSKADTLYLLGDYVDRGPDSKGVLDAIFDLLKDGYTVRCLRGNHEAILLRSLYDLTGLDNWLQTDGKKTLDSFAVEATHQIPESYLEFLREMDYFIETDGYILVHAGLNFKLFDPLKDQRDLLVIRHWYGDIRYDWLGERIILHGHTPLARMDIEQQLNELAENQYLDLDGGCVYAGSERPERAGQGVLCAFDMTDRRLYFQENIE, from the coding sequence ATGAAAAAATTCGCCATTTCCGACATTCACGGCTGCCGCAAATCTTTTCTGGCCCTGCTTGACAAAATAGCTTTGTCAAAAGCCGACACGCTTTACCTGTTGGGCGATTATGTGGACAGAGGCCCCGATTCCAAGGGTGTGCTGGATGCTATTTTTGACTTGCTCAAAGATGGATACACCGTGCGTTGCTTGCGTGGCAACCACGAGGCCATACTCCTCCGCTCCTTGTACGACCTGACGGGGCTTGACAATTGGCTGCAAACGGACGGCAAAAAGACTTTGGACAGTTTTGCGGTGGAAGCCACACATCAAATCCCCGAGTCGTATCTTGAGTTTTTGCGGGAAATGGACTATTTCATCGAAACGGACGGCTACATCCTCGTTCATGCCGGGCTGAACTTCAAACTTTTCGACCCGCTCAAAGACCAGCGCGACCTTTTGGTGATTCGACATTGGTACGGCGATATCCGCTACGACTGGTTGGGCGAGCGCATCATCTTGCACGGACACACGCCGCTAGCCCGCATGGACATAGAGCAACAGCTGAACGAGTTGGCCGAAAATCAATACCTAGACCTTGATGGAGGTTGCGTTTATGCGGGAAGCGAGCGCCCGGAGCGGGCGGGTCAAGGAGTCCTATGCGCGTTTGACATGACCGACCGACGCTTGTATTTTCAAGAAAACATCGAGTGA
- a CDS encoding GNAT family N-acetyltransferase — MLDFTCLPFGLLTPYELYEIMVLRQEVFVVEQHCPYLDADGRDLDSWHLMGRNPQRQLVCYTRLLPKGLAYKEYVSIGRVVSSPLARGTGAGKMLMQRSIEMCRHLFGDEPIKIGAQTYLVRFYEGFGFRSTGEEYLEDGIPHTKMVLEAGA; from the coding sequence ATGCTCGATTTTACTTGTTTGCCATTCGGCCTGCTCACGCCTTATGAACTTTACGAAATCATGGTGCTGCGACAAGAAGTGTTTGTGGTGGAGCAGCATTGCCCGTATCTGGATGCCGACGGAAGAGACCTTGATTCGTGGCATCTGATGGGGCGCAATCCGCAGCGGCAACTTGTTTGCTACACACGCTTGTTGCCCAAAGGACTGGCATATAAAGAATATGTGTCTATCGGGCGGGTGGTGTCGTCGCCTTTGGCTCGCGGCACAGGTGCGGGAAAGATGCTGATGCAGCGCAGTATCGAGATGTGCAGGCATTTGTTTGGCGATGAGCCGATAAAAATTGGGGCGCAGACTTATCTTGTCCGTTTTTACGAAGGTTTTGGTTTTCGCTCCACGGGGGAGGAGTATTTGGAAGACGGCATCCCGCATACAAAGATGGTGCTGGAGGCTGGCGCATGA
- a CDS encoding DUF2911 domain-containing protein: MKKLIFLTALFALLATAPALAQIKTPAASPVCKINQEVGLMKVDVEYSRPSARGRKVFGELVQFGEMWRTGANASTKVTFGEEVSIGGTKVKAGTYALYTIPGEKEWSVIFYKNTNFWGTPGKDYKEEDVAARVSVPAQNLRDAVETFTIGINNLRNNGADLEIAWEFTKVAVPFTVDTDTKVMADIKNTLDGPQAGAYYAAARYYYEEKKDMNQALTWVDKSLEKGGEKFWIVRQKALILAELGRFKDAIATAERSTELAKADGNSDYPRMNEKSINEWKKKANK; encoded by the coding sequence ATGAAAAAACTCATCTTTTTAACTGCCCTTTTCGCGCTTTTGGCCACTGCGCCCGCGCTTGCTCAAATCAAAACCCCCGCTGCCAGCCCTGTCTGCAAAATCAACCAAGAGGTTGGTCTGATGAAAGTTGACGTGGAATACTCTCGCCCCAGTGCCAGAGGCCGCAAAGTCTTTGGCGAACTCGTGCAGTTCGGCGAAATGTGGCGCACCGGTGCCAATGCTTCCACCAAAGTGACCTTTGGCGAAGAAGTCAGCATCGGCGGCACCAAAGTGAAGGCTGGCACTTACGCCCTCTACACCATTCCCGGCGAAAAAGAGTGGTCGGTCATTTTTTACAAAAACACGAACTTCTGGGGCACGCCCGGCAAAGACTACAAAGAGGAAGACGTGGCAGCGCGCGTGAGCGTGCCCGCGCAAAACCTCCGCGATGCCGTGGAAACCTTCACCATCGGGATCAACAACCTTCGGAACAACGGCGCTGACCTCGAAATCGCTTGGGAGTTCACCAAAGTGGCTGTGCCTTTCACCGTTGACACCGACACGAAAGTGATGGCCGACATCAAGAACACCCTGGATGGCCCGCAAGCAGGTGCCTACTACGCCGCCGCTCGCTACTACTACGAGGAGAAAAAAGACATGAACCAAGCCCTCACATGGGTGGACAAATCGCTCGAAAAAGGCGGTGAAAAATTCTGGATAGTGCGCCAAAAAGCACTCATCTTGGCCGAACTGGGCCGTTTCAAAGATGCCATCGCCACTGCCGAGCGCAGCACCGAACTGGCCAAGGCTGATGGCAACTCCGACTACCCGCGCATGAACGAGAAGTCCATCAACGAATGGAAAAAGAAAGCGAACAAATAA
- a CDS encoding carboxylesterase family protein — translation MKKLALPILFLLPLLALSPYVFSQNAGCDGSRYKNDVFGTVKKTTVQYATATNQLGTPVNLLMDVYEPQDDNLAARPVVVLAHGGSFIFGDKSDMRDFCTLLAKKGYVAATIQYRLYPFFILGIPDSVKIFDQAVRAVGDMKAAVRYFREDAATQNQFRADADNIFIGGYSAGAVTALHAGFLDSADVLPAFIQSAINANGGLNGNSGSASNKTYSSAIKAVVNMSGGIYRSEWVDNKDIALASIHGTADATVPYAYGLAAGIAYLEGTGLIHPVAESNDLLHDLQTVPGGGHTDIYSAQQAAFVPHVDTFWVKATTILEYLTCQLVLSNTAVEREAERWSLFPNPATDGTVRIELPSDVQLISVTIADWAGKVVFQSNNISNQGSLHLNNLPAGVYAVKVHDTNNRSRSFAAQQLVLTH, via the coding sequence ATGAAAAAACTCGCTCTACCCATTTTGTTCCTCTTGCCCTTGTTGGCACTTTCTCCCTATGTATTCTCCCAAAATGCAGGTTGCGACGGCTCGCGCTACAAGAACGACGTGTTCGGCACCGTGAAAAAAACAACCGTGCAGTACGCCACCGCCACCAATCAATTGGGCACTCCGGTCAACCTTTTGATGGATGTGTACGAACCCCAAGACGACAACCTTGCCGCGCGCCCAGTGGTCGTGTTGGCACATGGCGGAAGTTTCATTTTCGGCGACAAAAGCGACATGAGAGACTTCTGCACACTACTCGCCAAAAAAGGATATGTGGCAGCCACCATTCAATACAGGCTGTACCCATTCTTCATTCTGGGCATACCCGACTCGGTGAAGATTTTTGACCAAGCCGTGCGTGCGGTGGGCGACATGAAAGCCGCGGTGCGCTACTTCCGCGAGGATGCAGCCACGCAGAATCAATTCCGCGCAGATGCGGACAACATCTTCATTGGTGGCTACTCGGCAGGCGCGGTGACGGCACTCCATGCCGGATTTCTGGATAGCGCCGACGTGTTGCCCGCGTTCATCCAATCAGCCATAAATGCGAATGGCGGGTTGAACGGCAACAGTGGCTCAGCCTCCAACAAGACCTATTCATCTGCCATCAAAGCGGTGGTGAATATGTCGGGGGGCATCTATCGCAGCGAATGGGTGGACAACAAGGACATTGCCCTGGCGAGCATACATGGCACCGCCGATGCCACTGTTCCCTACGCTTATGGGTTGGCCGCTGGCATCGCTTATCTGGAAGGCACCGGCTTGATTCACCCGGTGGCGGAAAGCAACGACTTGCTGCACGACTTGCAGACGGTGCCGGGCGGCGGCCACACAGATATATATAGTGCACAGCAAGCGGCCTTTGTGCCACACGTTGACACCTTTTGGGTGAAGGCCACCACGATTTTGGAATATCTGACCTGCCAGCTCGTGCTTTCCAACACAGCGGTTGAAAGAGAGGCGGAACGTTGGTCGCTATTCCCCAACCCCGCTACTGACGGGACGGTGCGCATCGAGCTGCCCTCCGATGTGCAACTCATTTCTGTGACCATCGCTGATTGGGCCGGAAAGGTCGTTTTTCAATCAAACAACATCTCGAATCAAGGCTCCTTACATTTGAACAACTTGCCGGCAGGTGTGTACGCGGTCAAAGTGCACGACACGAACAACCGCTCGCGCTCATTCGCCGCGCAGCAGTTGGTGCTGACCCACTAA
- the murB gene encoding UDP-N-acetylmuramate dehydrogenase encodes MKIKKNVSLLPFNTFGIPVEAGSFAEVRSVHDLRVALRSDIRPVFVLGGGSNVLFTRAPEGLVLKNAIRGIEVTRRFKHKIWVTVGGGEVWHDFVMWAVRQNFGGVENLSLIPGSVGAAPVQNIGAYGVELKDVFVGLRAVELATGKEKYFTRADCQFGYRDSFFKKEGKGKYCITAVTLSLTLRQHRINTSYGDIRKTLEANGISRPTIADVSQAVIQIRSSKLPDPAKIGNCGSFFKNPETERATLERIRLTHPNVPHFDLPPDERRVKIPAGWLIEQCGWKGKRVGNTGCYEKQALVLVNYGGATGEEVKNLALAIMDSVEQKFGIRIEAEVNVL; translated from the coding sequence ATGAAAATCAAAAAAAACGTTTCCCTGCTCCCGTTCAACACATTTGGCATCCCCGTCGAGGCGGGTAGTTTTGCCGAGGTGCGCAGTGTCCATGATTTACGCGTGGCCTTGCGCTCCGACATTCGCCCAGTTTTCGTGCTGGGCGGGGGCAGCAATGTGCTTTTCACCCGCGCGCCGGAGGGGCTGGTGCTGAAAAACGCGATTCGCGGCATTGAAGTCACGCGCCGTTTTAAGCATAAAATATGGGTCACGGTCGGCGGTGGCGAAGTGTGGCACGACTTCGTGATGTGGGCGGTGCGGCAGAATTTTGGCGGTGTGGAAAACCTAAGCCTCATACCCGGTTCGGTGGGGGCTGCACCCGTGCAAAACATCGGTGCCTATGGGGTGGAATTGAAGGATGTGTTCGTCGGCCTTCGGGCAGTGGAGCTGGCGACCGGGAAGGAAAAGTATTTTACGCGGGCCGATTGTCAGTTTGGCTATCGTGACAGTTTTTTCAAAAAAGAAGGCAAGGGAAAATACTGCATCACAGCCGTCACGCTGTCCTTGACGTTGCGCCAACACCGCATCAACACCTCTTATGGCGACATTCGCAAAACGTTGGAAGCCAATGGCATCAGTCGCCCCACCATTGCCGACGTGAGCCAAGCCGTCATTCAAATTCGCTCTTCCAAATTGCCCGACCCTGCCAAAATCGGCAACTGTGGCTCCTTTTTCAAAAACCCAGAGACCGAGCGAGCTACCTTGGAACGTATCCGACTGACGCATCCCAACGTCCCGCATTTCGACCTGCCACCCGACGAGCGGCGCGTGAAAATACCTGCTGGTTGGCTCATCGAGCAATGCGGGTGGAAAGGCAAACGGGTGGGCAACACGGGATGCTACGAAAAGCAGGCGCTGGTGCTGGTCAATTACGGCGGTGCGACGGGTGAGGAAGTAAAAAACTTGGCTTTGGCTATTATGGATTCGGTGGAGCAAAAGTTCGGGATTCGCATTGAAGCGGAGGTGAATGTTTTGTAA
- a CDS encoding type II toxin-antitoxin system PemK/MazF family toxin yields the protein MWLSDLDPRFGAEPGKKRPVVVMQSDLINGKINTTMICPITTKFVASANLLRLRISKGEAGLKEDSDALVTHIRGAIDNNRFLQKLGDLALNKQKMLDQSLQVVLDV from the coding sequence ATTTGGCTATCTGACCTCGACCCTCGTTTTGGGGCGGAGCCGGGCAAAAAGCGACCAGTCGTTGTGATGCAAAGCGACCTCATAAACGGCAAAATCAACACTACCATGATTTGCCCAATCACCACCAAATTTGTCGCTTCAGCCAACTTGCTGAGGCTGCGAATCTCAAAAGGGGAAGCTGGTCTAAAAGAAGATTCCGATGCGTTGGTCACGCATATCCGCGGCGCCATTGACAACAACCGTTTTCTCCAAAAACTGGGAGACCTCGCCCTGAACAAACAAAAAATGCTCGACCAAAGTCTGCAAGTCGTGTTGGATGTTTGA
- a CDS encoding carbohydrate binding family 9 domain-containing protein, with protein sequence MKILYPLLLLLVASPLFAQPVERSLQIRKSDTAIKLDGLLDEMAWQTADVLTDFRRQFPVDTGLATARTELRMTFDDRYLYIGAVCFQRQEDYTIQSLKRDFAAGTSDVLNILFNPSKDGLNGFLFGVSPLNVQREALIDNGTTQSLDWDNRWESAVQNHDDRWVAEVAIPFKTLRYSVLPGENSWKLNFVRTRIKNWEVSTWQPVPQQFPPNNLAFTGILKWETPPPKPGANVALIPYVIGGYSKDWKRDPSSLEVREKADSWTRNVGGDAKIGITPSLNLDLTFNPDFSQVEVDQQVANLSRFELFFPERRQFFLENRDLFAMFGFPSTRPFFSRRIGLARNPLTGLNETVPIVAGARLSGKLTDDLRVGLLNMQTGRIDWDTARALPAANFTMATLQRKVFGRSALSGVFVNKQNFLENLNESQRGSFQPWNRVAGLEYNLFSQDNRWECEWYYHRSFSPNPKQRGQTFAQYLGYNDRHYGAWLGYMNVDSNYTAEAGFVPRVGMQEFYPGIRRTFYPKHKFINTWQIGVDGTLVYSLKFEETDRDMAAYIQTEFKDQTSISLAIYNAFTYLFEPFDPTNQNRPDVEPLPGDRGYTYSGARLRVNSSRVYALQGGLDLTVGQFFNGNTVRAEGAVTYRWQPIGTLALAYSFNRIKLPEPYASADFWLLGPRAELSFSRNLFVSAFFQYNTQVNNFNINTRLQWRFAPVSDVFLVYTDNSFAEIVPNTPVRFFSPKNRALVLKVVYWLNV encoded by the coding sequence ATGAAAATACTGTACCCCCTCCTTCTCCTACTCGTTGCGTCCCCTCTTTTTGCCCAACCCGTCGAGCGTTCTTTGCAAATCAGAAAATCAGATACGGCGATAAAATTGGACGGCTTGTTGGACGAGATGGCGTGGCAAACCGCTGATGTCCTCACCGATTTCAGGCGCCAGTTCCCAGTGGACACTGGCTTGGCGACTGCCCGCACGGAACTCCGCATGACTTTCGACGACCGCTATCTGTACATCGGCGCGGTGTGTTTTCAAAGACAAGAAGACTACACGATTCAGAGCCTCAAACGCGACTTTGCGGCTGGCACGAGCGATGTGCTGAACATTCTCTTCAACCCCTCGAAAGACGGCCTCAACGGTTTTTTGTTCGGGGTAAGCCCGCTCAACGTGCAGCGTGAGGCGCTCATTGACAACGGCACCACCCAATCGCTTGACTGGGACAATCGCTGGGAATCCGCTGTGCAAAACCACGACGACCGTTGGGTCGCGGAAGTGGCGATTCCGTTCAAGACCCTTCGGTATTCGGTGTTGCCGGGTGAAAATTCGTGGAAGTTGAATTTTGTGCGCACCCGCATCAAAAATTGGGAAGTCAGCACATGGCAGCCAGTGCCGCAACAGTTCCCGCCGAACAATCTTGCCTTCACGGGCATCCTGAAATGGGAGACACCGCCCCCCAAGCCTGGCGCGAATGTCGCGCTGATTCCTTACGTTATCGGCGGCTACTCGAAGGATTGGAAGCGCGACCCCAGTTCTTTGGAGGTGCGGGAAAAAGCCGATAGTTGGACGCGCAACGTCGGTGGCGACGCCAAAATCGGCATCACGCCTTCTCTGAATTTGGACTTGACGTTCAACCCCGATTTTTCGCAAGTAGAAGTGGACCAGCAAGTGGCCAACCTGAGCCGTTTTGAGCTGTTCTTCCCCGAACGGAGGCAGTTTTTTCTTGAAAACAGAGACCTCTTCGCCATGTTTGGCTTCCCGTCCACCAGACCGTTTTTTTCTCGCAGAATTGGCTTAGCCCGCAATCCGTTGACTGGCTTGAACGAGACGGTGCCCATCGTCGCGGGCGCTCGTCTGAGCGGAAAGTTGACCGACGACCTTCGGGTGGGTCTGCTCAATATGCAAACAGGGCGCATTGACTGGGACACGGCAAGGGCGCTTCCCGCAGCCAATTTCACGATGGCGACGCTACAGCGCAAAGTGTTCGGGCGCAGCGCGTTGAGCGGTGTTTTTGTTAACAAGCAGAATTTTTTGGAAAATCTGAACGAGTCGCAGCGTGGCAGCTTTCAACCGTGGAACCGGGTAGCCGGATTGGAATACAACCTGTTTTCGCAGGACAATCGCTGGGAGTGTGAGTGGTATTACCACCGCTCTTTTTCACCCAACCCGAAGCAGCGCGGACAGACCTTCGCCCAATATCTTGGCTACAACGACCGCCACTACGGCGCTTGGCTGGGCTACATGAACGTGGACAGCAACTACACGGCGGAGGCTGGCTTTGTGCCACGGGTGGGGATGCAGGAGTTTTATCCCGGCATACGGCGCACGTTTTATCCAAAGCATAAATTCATCAACACTTGGCAAATCGGCGTGGACGGCACCTTGGTTTATTCGCTCAAATTCGAGGAAACCGACCGCGACATGGCTGCATACATACAAACGGAATTCAAGGACCAAACCAGCATCAGCCTCGCGATTTACAATGCCTTCACTTACCTGTTCGAGCCTTTCGACCCGACCAATCAGAACAGGCCGGATGTGGAGCCGCTGCCGGGCGATAGGGGCTACACCTATTCAGGTGCGCGGCTTCGGGTGAATAGCAGTAGAGTGTACGCGCTGCAAGGGGGCCTTGACCTGACTGTGGGACAATTTTTCAACGGCAATACCGTGCGTGCGGAGGGTGCTGTGACCTATCGTTGGCAGCCCATTGGCACTCTTGCGCTCGCGTACAGCTTCAACCGGATAAAACTGCCGGAACCTTACGCATCGGCGGATTTTTGGCTGTTGGGGCCGAGGGCGGAGCTGTCATTTTCGCGGAATTTGTTCGTCAGCGCCTTTTTCCAATACAATACGCAGGTCAACAATTTCAACATCAACACCCGCTTGCAATGGCGCTTTGCCCCGGTCTCGGATGTGTTTTTGGTTTATACCGACAATTCGTTTGCGGAAATTGTACCCAACACCCCTGTTCGTTTTTTCTCGCCAAAAAACAGGGCGTTGGTGCTGAAGGTGGTGTATTGGCTGAACGTGTGA
- the rfbD gene encoding dTDP-4-dehydrorhamnose reductase: MAILITGANGQVGQCFRQLAAQHPNRRFVFNDFPELDITARKAVIEFFRREKGIKWCINCAAYTAVDKAESEPALARKINVTGPKHLAEACAAHGIPLVHLSTDYVYHNRQNTPFRESDPVSPKSVYARTKLAGDRAVLKANPFAIVVRTSWVYSEFGNNFVKTMLRLGAERSELNVVFDQIGTPTYAPDLAAAILLMIQKVENKDVAPETAAGIWHFSNEGVTSWYDFAHAIFEIKKMACRVHPIDTKDFPTPARRPPFSLLNKGKIKAVFGLEIPHWRERLAVCLGKI; this comes from the coding sequence ATGGCAATCCTTATCACTGGCGCCAACGGCCAAGTTGGCCAATGCTTCCGCCAACTCGCGGCGCAACACCCAAACCGACGGTTCGTCTTCAATGATTTTCCAGAACTCGACATCACGGCTCGCAAGGCCGTCATCGAATTCTTTCGACGCGAAAAAGGAATCAAGTGGTGCATCAATTGCGCTGCCTACACCGCCGTTGACAAGGCTGAAAGCGAGCCTGCGCTAGCTCGCAAAATCAATGTGACGGGGCCGAAACACCTCGCCGAAGCCTGCGCCGCCCATGGCATTCCGCTCGTGCATCTCTCTACCGATTATGTATATCACAATCGGCAGAATACGCCCTTCCGCGAAAGCGACCCGGTCAGCCCCAAAAGCGTGTATGCCCGCACCAAACTCGCCGGCGACCGCGCCGTGCTGAAAGCCAACCCGTTCGCCATTGTCGTGCGCACGTCGTGGGTATATTCGGAGTTTGGCAACAACTTCGTGAAAACCATGCTGCGCCTCGGCGCGGAGCGTTCGGAACTGAATGTCGTGTTCGACCAGATTGGAACGCCCACCTACGCCCCCGATTTGGCGGCAGCGATACTGCTCATGATTCAAAAGGTCGAAAACAAAGACGTGGCTCCCGAAACGGCGGCAGGCATCTGGCACTTTTCCAACGAAGGGGTGACAAGCTGGTACGACTTTGCCCACGCCATCTTCGAAATAAAAAAAATGGCGTGCCGGGTACATCCCATCGATACGAAAGACTTTCCCACGCCCGCCCGGCGGCCACCGTTCAGCCTTTTGAACAAGGGAAAAATCAAGGCTGTGTTTGGACTGGAAATCCCGCACTGGCGAGAGCGTTTGGCGGTGTGTTTGGGAAAGATATGA
- a CDS encoding TIGR02757 family protein, with amino-acid sequence MTFDLHSKPPKVKPSLPHRKDLCAFLNEAVHRYNTPDFIANDPISVPHRFTKLQDREIMGFWTATLAWGQRKTIMQSARRLAELMDDAPHDFIVNHLEQDRARFLDFKHRTFQATDTLWFLEFLQHFYQKNTSLEHAFANHLSPSDDTVEKALRGFHDHFFAHPYAPERTRKHVATPARGSTCKRLNMFLRWMVRQDSAGVDFGLWKKIKPAQLLIPLDVHVERVARRMGLLRRKQTDWLAVLELTENLRAFDPEDPVKYDFALFGLGVLEPHQLVP; translated from the coding sequence ATGACTTTTGATTTACATTCGAAGCCTCCGAAAGTGAAGCCTTCACTTCCACACAGGAAAGACCTTTGCGCCTTTCTGAACGAAGCCGTCCACCGCTACAATACGCCCGATTTTATCGCCAACGACCCCATTTCGGTGCCGCACCGTTTCACCAAATTACAAGACCGCGAAATCATGGGGTTCTGGACCGCCACGCTCGCTTGGGGCCAGCGGAAAACCATCATGCAAAGCGCTCGTCGGCTCGCCGAACTCATGGACGACGCGCCTCACGATTTCATCGTCAATCATTTGGAGCAAGACCGTGCCCGTTTCCTCGATTTCAAGCACCGCACCTTTCAAGCGACCGACACACTTTGGTTTTTGGAGTTTCTCCAACATTTTTACCAAAAAAACACCTCGCTCGAACACGCCTTTGCCAACCATCTATCTCCCAGCGACGACACGGTAGAAAAGGCGCTGAGGGGTTTTCACGACCATTTCTTCGCTCATCCCTATGCGCCTGAACGCACACGCAAACATGTGGCTACTCCCGCACGCGGCTCCACTTGCAAACGCCTCAATATGTTTCTCCGATGGATGGTGCGGCAGGATTCGGCGGGCGTGGATTTTGGCCTTTGGAAAAAAATAAAGCCCGCACAATTGCTCATCCCGCTCGATGTGCATGTGGAACGAGTGGCACGACGAATGGGGCTGCTGCGACGAAAACAAACCGATTGGCTGGCTGTGCTCGAACTCACCGAGAACCTCCGAGCCTTCGACCCGGAGGACCCAGTGAAATACGATTTTGCGCTGTTTGGGCTGGGGGTATTGGAGCCACATCAATTGGTGCCGTAG